A stretch of Malus sylvestris chromosome 11, drMalSylv7.2, whole genome shotgun sequence DNA encodes these proteins:
- the LOC126589799 gene encoding uncharacterized protein LOC126589799 produces the protein MWKDILLCFSWTLMSASIILTKLQDLVVVCWFIALWEDPKGFNAELLCLRGFLANRGIGGCLRWESHKRDEEDTTLTEKRTRNQKRRREKDEERMTDVRRKLQLIHNHMIYNEPLIC, from the exons ATGTGGAAAGACattcttttgtgtttttcttg GACTTTGATGAGTGCATCGATTATATTGACGAAGCTACAAGATCTGGTGGTGGTGTGTTGGTTCATTGCTTTGTGGGAAGATCCAAAAG gttttaatgCTGAGCTTTTATGTCTACgtggattcttggcaaatcgtGGTATAGGTGGTTGCCTTCGATG GGAATCACATAAGAGGGATGAAGAAGATACAACTTTGACAGAAAAGAGAACTCGGAATCAGAAacgaagaagagagaaagacgAAGAGAGAATGACGGATGTGAGAAGAAAACTACAATTGATTCATAACCACATGATTTACAACGAACCGCTTATTTGCTAG
- the LOC126589798 gene encoding beta-glucosidase 18-like isoform X2 has translation MKFTGGLFYFFSLSVILLSTALVAAQSFKPDEEEIQKSQFPDGFLFGASTSSYQIEGAYHEDGKSLSNWDVYAHIPGKIEDNETGDVADDHYHRYLEDIEWIHSLGMNAYRFSISWARILPDGKLGKVNQRGIIFYNKLIDHLVSKGIEPFVTLHHNDMPYILDARDRGWLSPLLREEFAHFASICFKSFGDRVKHWITFNEANMLVDFTYIQGVYPPARCTPPFGNCSSGNSDVEPLIAMHNILIAHAMAVDIYRRLFQPKQHGFVGIIAHCHWYEPLRDDERDLHAVDRVLAFNAAWVLDPLVYGEYPAEMRQCPRLEMPRFSPKEKELLRGSIDFIGLNHYTTLYAKDCFHSPCPSGGDHAIRGYVNTTGYRDGTAIGELTGVARFFVVPRGMEKIIDYLKQRYNNLPMFVTENGYSSPTPQNELQDWNRIKFHKGYLAFLAKAIRNGADVRGYFIWSLMDNFEWLSGYETKFGIVYVDRNKTLGRTPKHSARWFSSFIRNNSHNEEEISAASSGHSNKNTLFSQLQPKVAEM, from the exons atgaaatttacTGGAGGCTTGTTCTATTTCTTTTCGCTCTCGGTTATCTTATTGTCTACCGCTTTAGTTGCAGCTCAGAGTTTCAAACCAGATGAAGAAGAAATCCAGAAATCTCAGTTCCCAGATGGCTTCTTGTTTGGAGCAAGCACTTCATCTTATCAG ATTGAAGGTGCTTATCATGAAGATGGAAAGAGCCTAAGCAACTGGGATGTTTATGCTCACATTCCAg GAAAAATAGAGGATAATGAGACTGGAGATGTTGCAGATGACCATTACCATCGCTACTTG GAGGACATTGAGTGGATACATTCTCTGGGGATGAATGCATATCGGTTCTCCATTTCATGGGCTAGAATTCTACCTG ACGGCAAACTCGGCAAAGTCAATCAAAGAGGGatcatattttataataaactTATTGATCATCTTGTGAGCAAAG GAATAGAGCCATTTGTGACACTTCACCACAATGACATGCCCTATATACTAGATGCAAGAGATAGGGGTTGGCTTAGTCCACTCTTACG GGAAGAATTTGCACATTTTGCCTCCATATGCTTCAAGAGCTTTGGGGACAGGGTGAAGCACTGGATTACCTTCAATGAAGCCAATATGCTGGTTGATTTTACTTACATACAAGGAGTATACCCACCTGCTCGTTGCACGCCCCCTTTTGGGAATTGTTCAAGTGGCAATTCTGATGTAGAGCCTCTCATTGCAATGCACAACATTTTAATAGCTCATGCCATGGCGGTTGACATATATCGGAGGCTTTTTCAG CCAAAACAACATGGGTTTGTCGGAATTATTGCACATTGTCACTGGTATGAACCTCTTCGAGACGATGAAAGGGACCTGCATGCTGTTGATAGAGTCTTAGCTTTCAATGCGGCCTG GGTGTTGGATCCTTTAGTGTATGGAGAATACCCCGCTGAAATGCGCCAATGCCCTCGCTTGGAAATGCCAAGGTTCTCCCCCAAAGAAAAAGAGCTGTTAAGAGGCAGCATAGATTTCATCGGACTCAACCACTATACAACACTATATGCCAAGGACTGTTTCCACTCCCCTTGCCCCTCAGGCGGAGACCATGCCATTAGAGGTTACGTCAACACAACTGGGTATCGGGATGGCACTGCGATTGGAGAACTG ACTGGAGTTGCTAGGTTTTTTGTTGTTCCAAGAGGCATGGAGAAGATTATAGACTATCTTAAGCAAAGATACAATAACCTGCCCATGTTTGTTACTGAAAATG GATACTCCTCACCGACACCACAGAATGAGCTACAAGACTGGAATCGGATCAAGTTTCACAAAGGCTACCTAGCTTTTTTAGCCAAAGCAATAAG GAATGGTGCTGATGTACGTGGCTATTTCATTTGGAGCTTGATGGATAATTTTGAATGGCTTAGTGggtatgaaacaaaatttggtaTAGTTTATGTTGATCGTAATAAAACGCTGGGGCGAACTCCAAAGCATTCTGCAAGGTGGTTTAGTAGTTTCATCAGAAACAATAGTCACAATGAGGAAGAAATTAGTGCAGCTTCTTCAGGTCACTCCAACAAAAATACACTATTTAGCCAATTGCAACCGAAGGTTGCTGAAATGTAG
- the LOC126589798 gene encoding beta-glucosidase 18-like isoform X1, which translates to MKFTGGLFYFFSLSVILLSTALVAAQSFKPDEEEIQKSQFPDGFLFGASTSSYQIEGAYHEDGKSLSNWDVYAHIPGTSGKIEDNETGDVADDHYHRYLEDIEWIHSLGMNAYRFSISWARILPDGKLGKVNQRGIIFYNKLIDHLVSKGIEPFVTLHHNDMPYILDARDRGWLSPLLREEFAHFASICFKSFGDRVKHWITFNEANMLVDFTYIQGVYPPARCTPPFGNCSSGNSDVEPLIAMHNILIAHAMAVDIYRRLFQPKQHGFVGIIAHCHWYEPLRDDERDLHAVDRVLAFNAAWVLDPLVYGEYPAEMRQCPRLEMPRFSPKEKELLRGSIDFIGLNHYTTLYAKDCFHSPCPSGGDHAIRGYVNTTGYRDGTAIGELTGVARFFVVPRGMEKIIDYLKQRYNNLPMFVTENGYSSPTPQNELQDWNRIKFHKGYLAFLAKAIRNGADVRGYFIWSLMDNFEWLSGYETKFGIVYVDRNKTLGRTPKHSARWFSSFIRNNSHNEEEISAASSGHSNKNTLFSQLQPKVAEM; encoded by the exons atgaaatttacTGGAGGCTTGTTCTATTTCTTTTCGCTCTCGGTTATCTTATTGTCTACCGCTTTAGTTGCAGCTCAGAGTTTCAAACCAGATGAAGAAGAAATCCAGAAATCTCAGTTCCCAGATGGCTTCTTGTTTGGAGCAAGCACTTCATCTTATCAG ATTGAAGGTGCTTATCATGAAGATGGAAAGAGCCTAAGCAACTGGGATGTTTATGCTCACATTCCAg GCACTTCAGGAAAAATAGAGGATAATGAGACTGGAGATGTTGCAGATGACCATTACCATCGCTACTTG GAGGACATTGAGTGGATACATTCTCTGGGGATGAATGCATATCGGTTCTCCATTTCATGGGCTAGAATTCTACCTG ACGGCAAACTCGGCAAAGTCAATCAAAGAGGGatcatattttataataaactTATTGATCATCTTGTGAGCAAAG GAATAGAGCCATTTGTGACACTTCACCACAATGACATGCCCTATATACTAGATGCAAGAGATAGGGGTTGGCTTAGTCCACTCTTACG GGAAGAATTTGCACATTTTGCCTCCATATGCTTCAAGAGCTTTGGGGACAGGGTGAAGCACTGGATTACCTTCAATGAAGCCAATATGCTGGTTGATTTTACTTACATACAAGGAGTATACCCACCTGCTCGTTGCACGCCCCCTTTTGGGAATTGTTCAAGTGGCAATTCTGATGTAGAGCCTCTCATTGCAATGCACAACATTTTAATAGCTCATGCCATGGCGGTTGACATATATCGGAGGCTTTTTCAG CCAAAACAACATGGGTTTGTCGGAATTATTGCACATTGTCACTGGTATGAACCTCTTCGAGACGATGAAAGGGACCTGCATGCTGTTGATAGAGTCTTAGCTTTCAATGCGGCCTG GGTGTTGGATCCTTTAGTGTATGGAGAATACCCCGCTGAAATGCGCCAATGCCCTCGCTTGGAAATGCCAAGGTTCTCCCCCAAAGAAAAAGAGCTGTTAAGAGGCAGCATAGATTTCATCGGACTCAACCACTATACAACACTATATGCCAAGGACTGTTTCCACTCCCCTTGCCCCTCAGGCGGAGACCATGCCATTAGAGGTTACGTCAACACAACTGGGTATCGGGATGGCACTGCGATTGGAGAACTG ACTGGAGTTGCTAGGTTTTTTGTTGTTCCAAGAGGCATGGAGAAGATTATAGACTATCTTAAGCAAAGATACAATAACCTGCCCATGTTTGTTACTGAAAATG GATACTCCTCACCGACACCACAGAATGAGCTACAAGACTGGAATCGGATCAAGTTTCACAAAGGCTACCTAGCTTTTTTAGCCAAAGCAATAAG GAATGGTGCTGATGTACGTGGCTATTTCATTTGGAGCTTGATGGATAATTTTGAATGGCTTAGTGggtatgaaacaaaatttggtaTAGTTTATGTTGATCGTAATAAAACGCTGGGGCGAACTCCAAAGCATTCTGCAAGGTGGTTTAGTAGTTTCATCAGAAACAATAGTCACAATGAGGAAGAAATTAGTGCAGCTTCTTCAGGTCACTCCAACAAAAATACACTATTTAGCCAATTGCAACCGAAGGTTGCTGAAATGTAG
- the LOC126589798 gene encoding beta-glucosidase 18-like isoform X3, whose protein sequence is MFMLTFQEDIEWIHSLGMNAYRFSISWARILPDGKLGKVNQRGIIFYNKLIDHLVSKGIEPFVTLHHNDMPYILDARDRGWLSPLLREEFAHFASICFKSFGDRVKHWITFNEANMLVDFTYIQGVYPPARCTPPFGNCSSGNSDVEPLIAMHNILIAHAMAVDIYRRLFQPKQHGFVGIIAHCHWYEPLRDDERDLHAVDRVLAFNAAWVLDPLVYGEYPAEMRQCPRLEMPRFSPKEKELLRGSIDFIGLNHYTTLYAKDCFHSPCPSGGDHAIRGYVNTTGYRDGTAIGELTGVARFFVVPRGMEKIIDYLKQRYNNLPMFVTENGYSSPTPQNELQDWNRIKFHKGYLAFLAKAIRNGADVRGYFIWSLMDNFEWLSGYETKFGIVYVDRNKTLGRTPKHSARWFSSFIRNNSHNEEEISAASSGHSNKNTLFSQLQPKVAEM, encoded by the exons ATGTTTATGCTCACATTCCAg GAGGACATTGAGTGGATACATTCTCTGGGGATGAATGCATATCGGTTCTCCATTTCATGGGCTAGAATTCTACCTG ACGGCAAACTCGGCAAAGTCAATCAAAGAGGGatcatattttataataaactTATTGATCATCTTGTGAGCAAAG GAATAGAGCCATTTGTGACACTTCACCACAATGACATGCCCTATATACTAGATGCAAGAGATAGGGGTTGGCTTAGTCCACTCTTACG GGAAGAATTTGCACATTTTGCCTCCATATGCTTCAAGAGCTTTGGGGACAGGGTGAAGCACTGGATTACCTTCAATGAAGCCAATATGCTGGTTGATTTTACTTACATACAAGGAGTATACCCACCTGCTCGTTGCACGCCCCCTTTTGGGAATTGTTCAAGTGGCAATTCTGATGTAGAGCCTCTCATTGCAATGCACAACATTTTAATAGCTCATGCCATGGCGGTTGACATATATCGGAGGCTTTTTCAG CCAAAACAACATGGGTTTGTCGGAATTATTGCACATTGTCACTGGTATGAACCTCTTCGAGACGATGAAAGGGACCTGCATGCTGTTGATAGAGTCTTAGCTTTCAATGCGGCCTG GGTGTTGGATCCTTTAGTGTATGGAGAATACCCCGCTGAAATGCGCCAATGCCCTCGCTTGGAAATGCCAAGGTTCTCCCCCAAAGAAAAAGAGCTGTTAAGAGGCAGCATAGATTTCATCGGACTCAACCACTATACAACACTATATGCCAAGGACTGTTTCCACTCCCCTTGCCCCTCAGGCGGAGACCATGCCATTAGAGGTTACGTCAACACAACTGGGTATCGGGATGGCACTGCGATTGGAGAACTG ACTGGAGTTGCTAGGTTTTTTGTTGTTCCAAGAGGCATGGAGAAGATTATAGACTATCTTAAGCAAAGATACAATAACCTGCCCATGTTTGTTACTGAAAATG GATACTCCTCACCGACACCACAGAATGAGCTACAAGACTGGAATCGGATCAAGTTTCACAAAGGCTACCTAGCTTTTTTAGCCAAAGCAATAAG GAATGGTGCTGATGTACGTGGCTATTTCATTTGGAGCTTGATGGATAATTTTGAATGGCTTAGTGggtatgaaacaaaatttggtaTAGTTTATGTTGATCGTAATAAAACGCTGGGGCGAACTCCAAAGCATTCTGCAAGGTGGTTTAGTAGTTTCATCAGAAACAATAGTCACAATGAGGAAGAAATTAGTGCAGCTTCTTCAGGTCACTCCAACAAAAATACACTATTTAGCCAATTGCAACCGAAGGTTGCTGAAATGTAG